Below is a window of Mycoplasma sp. Mirounga ES2805-ORL DNA.
AACTGTGTTTAAGTATCTAAAAAATAATAAAAAATAGAACCTAAAATAAGTTCTATTTTTTATTATTAATTAAAGCTTTATTATAAAAGTTTAGCTAAACTAGTTCAATAATTGCCATAGTTGTGTTATCACCTCTACGATTAGGCAATTTAATGATTCTTGTGTATCCGCCATTTCTTTTTGCGTATTTAGGTGCAATATCATCAAATAAATATTTGACTAAATCTTTTTTATCTTTTTTTGTTTCAACTTCAAGTGGACGAAGGAAACTTGCAACAAGACGAATATTTGATAAAGTTTTATTTTTACCTTTTGTAATTAGTTTTTCAGCATGTCTTCTAAGTTCTTTAGCACGGGTTAGAGTTGTTGTTATACGACCATGTAGGAATAATTCGCTTACTAAATTACGCATTACCCCTTTTCTTCACTTACTATCTCTTTTATATATTTGAATTGGATTAGCCATTATTCGTCTCCTCCCTTACTTAATTCATAACCATATTCTTTAAGTTTTGAAATTATTTCTTCAAGTGATTTAGCACCAAGATTTTTAGTTTGTTCCAATTGTTCATAAGTCATAGAAGCTATTTGACTTAATTTGGTTTTCCCAATATTTCTTAAAGCATTTAATGAACGAACTGAAAGGTTTAATGAATTGATATCAATATCAGTATCTTCTTTTTCTAGTTCTTCCTCAATAGCTGTTTCAAAAACTTCTAATTTCATTTCATCAACATCACCAATTAATTTAAAGTGACTTACTAAAATTTCACAAGCTTGTTGAATAGCAATTTTAGAATCTATAGTACCATCGGTAATTATTGTAAATAATAACTCTTCTTCAATTTGGTTTGATGAGGTGTTTAATTCACTAACTGTATAATTAACTTTTTCAATAGGACTAAAATTACTATCAGTTGCAATAAAAATTCCTTTTTTAATTTTAGATTCAATTTTTCCGCTAAATAGTGAAGGATTAGAAATGAATTTTTTGTTTTCTTCATTTGAAACAAACCCTCTACCTGAACGTAGATACATTTCTAAATTAATTGAACCTTTAGAACTTAAATTACAAATTTCTTGGTTTTTGTTAATAACTTCAATACTTGAGTTTGCTACTTCAAGATTTCCTGATGTAACACTTCCTGGATTGCTTGCCTTAAGAGTAACTTTGATAATATCGTCATCACCTACTAAATTTGGATCATATTGAAATTTTACTTTCCTTAGATTCATAATTAAAGCAGTTACATCTTCTAAAACACCTGGAATAGTTTGAAATTCATGATCAACGCCTTCAATCTTAACTGCAAATAGTCCTAGAGATGTAATATTTGATAATAATACTCTTCTAAGAGCAACACCAACTGTTTTACCAAAACCCCTTTCAAGTGGTTTAACTGAAAAAACAGTTTCATTTTCAACACTATTAGCATTCTTAGGTATTTGAATATATTCTAATTTTGTCATTTTTTTCATTAGATAATTTCTCCTTTATATTTGATTATTTCTTAAGTTTAAGACGTTTTAAGATACGTTTTGGAGGTCTTGTTCCATTGTGAGGAACTGGTGTAACATCTTTAATTTCAGTAACTGTAATTCCTGAAACTTCAATTTGTTTACGAGCTGCATCCTTACCAGCTCCTAAACCTTTTAATTCAACTCTAACTGATTTAATTCCGTGTTCCTTAGCTGATTCTGAAGCTGCTGCGGCTGCTAAACCTGCTGCATAAGGGGTCTTTTTCTTTGTACCTTTGTAACCAATTGCTCCTGATGATGATCAAGCAATAACATTACCGTTTTCATCTGCGAATGTAACAATAGTATTTTGGTTAGTTGAGTGGATGTGAGCCACACCATTAACTATATTTTTCTTTTTAGTTTTTCTAGCCATTATTATTTACCTTTCTTACCTGCAACTGTTTTTCTAGGACCCTTACGTGTTCTAGCATTCTTTTGAGTACATTGACCTCTAACTGGCAATCCCTTACGATGTCTTACACCACGATAACATTTGATTTCCATCAAACGTTTGATGTTAAGACTAACTTCACGGTGTAATTCACCTTCTGTTACATATGCTTTTGCAACTTCACGAATAGCTGATAATTGTTCTTCAGTTAAATCTTTAACTCTTGTGCTTTCGTCAATATTTGCTTTTTTGCAAATTTCACTTGCTACTGTTCTACCAATACCATAAATGTAAGTTAAACTAATAACTACACGTTTATTGTTTGGAATTTCAACGTTTAAAATTCTAGCCATATCTTCCTATCCTTGTCTTTGTTTATGTTTAGGTAATTTACAAATTACTCTAATAACACCTTTACGTTTAATAATGCGACAATCTTTACACATTTTTTTAACACTAGCTCTTACTTTCATATTTCTCCTTATTTATGACGATAAGTAATACGTCCAAGATTTAAATTATATGGACTTATTTCTACGTCAACTGTGTCACCGGGTAGAATACGAATATGATGTACACGCATTTTCCCTGATATATGAGCTTTAATTAACATACCGTTTTCTAATTCGACAGAATACTCATCTGTTGAATAAGACTCTTTAACAACGGCTTTTAGTTTAATAGCATCTTTTGCCAATTAAATTCCTTTCGTTAATACTACGCCTTTACCATTTTTAATTAAGACTGTATGTTCATAATGGGCAGTTTTCTTGCCTGAAGGTGAAAAAACAGTTCATCTGTCTCTTTTAACCTTGACTCTTTTTGAACCCTGAACAATCATAGGCTCAATACAGATAACCATACCATCTTTTAATAGCTCTCCGGTACCTGGTTTGCCATCATTAAAGACCATAGGGTCTTCATGAAGATCTCTACCAATTCCGTGTCCGCAGTATTCGTCGGGAGTAAATAAACCATTATCTCTTATTACTTTGCCGACTGCATAACTAATATCACCTACTCTAGCACCGGGTTTAATTGCATTTAAACCGGCATAGAATGATTCTTTAGCAACATCAATTACTTTTTGGTCTTCTTCAGTTATTGAACCGACACCTTTTGTAAAAGCACTATCTGAATAGTAACCTTCATAAATAACACCTAGATCAACTTTAACTAAGTCGCCCGGTTTTATGATGTAGTTCCCTGGAATACCATGGATTAGTTCTTCATTTACAGAAATACAAGCAGTGTTTGGGAAACCATACATTCCCAAAAAAGCTGGTTTAACATTTCTTTTAATTATTTCATTAAAAGCGACTGAATCCACTTCTTTTAATGAAACACCTGGTCTTATAAAGTCATAAACAACTTGTTTAACTTCTGCCAGGATTTGACAACTTTTTGTAATTTTTTCAATTTCGTTTTTGTTTTTAATTGTAATCATAATATATTTTTAATTAATCTCCATAACTACTAATATAAAAATGAAATTATTTTATACCTAATTTATCTTTAATATTACTTGCAATATCTTCAACTTTACCACTTGCATCAAAAACCGTTAAATTATTTTTATTTTTATAGTAATCAAGAAGCGGTTTTGTTTGTTCATTATAAACAGACATTCTAACTTTAATAGATTCAATTGAGTCATCTGCTCTTGTAATTAATTTTGTGTTGCAATTATCACATCTTTCACCATTTTTACTTGGCATAAATTCAATGTGAAAACCTTTTTTACATTTAGGACATGAGCGACGCCCATTAAGACGTTTCATAATAAGATCTTCTGGAGCAACTAATTCTATAACTCTATACTTAAAAAAGTCTAGAGAATCTAAAAATTCAGCCTGATCTAATGTTCTTGGATATCCGTCAAGAATTACAGATTTATTTTCTTTGTTTAATTCTATAAGTTTTTTTCTAACAATCTCATTAGTTATTTCATCAGTAACATATTTTCCGGAACTGACAATAGCTGATATTTTCTTTCCTAACTCACTTTGTGAAGCAATTTCAGCTCTAAAAATACTTCCGGTAGATAAATGAATGATATTTTCATTATCTGCTATGTTCCCAGCAACTGTACCCTTGCCAACCCCTGGAGAACCTAAAAAAACAATATTTATATTTTTATTTTCTATCATAATAAGCCATCCTCATTTTTCTTAATAGAAGTTTTCTTGTTCGATTTGTCTTCATTTGCAAATTCACCAAATTCACCAAATGATTTTTCATACGAAATATTATCGCTAATTTTTCTAGAAATAGATTTACGTTTTGAAAGTTTCATAGACTTACGGCGTGCTTGAAATTGTTGAATAGTTTCAATAGACACACTAACCAAAATCATCATCCCTGTTCCACCAAAAGCAATTATTGGCGGAAAGTCAAGTAATATTGTTTGCAAATAATTAAATGAAACTAAGATAACTAAATAAAATCCACTAAAAATTGACAGTCTAATAACAATACTTACTAGATAATCTTCCGTTTGCTCACCGGGTTGAATGCCAGGAATAAAAGTTGAACTTTTGGCAAAATCTTCACTAATTTTATCAACTCTAGATTGTTGAATACCCATAATAAAACTAAAGAAGAACGTGACAAGTACAAGCAATGAAAGACCTATTGGCTGGGTGAAGTTCATATTTGCTTCAATCCATAATTTTCCATCATTACCCGGTGGTAATATTCTAGCTATCATTAATGGAAAGCTTATTAACATAGTTGCAAAAATTATAGGCATAATTCCACCAGGATTTAATTTAATAGGCAACTTACCCATTTCTTTAATATTTCTGCTACGTCCGGCGCCTATTTGTTGAATAGGTATATGTCTTTCACTATTATAAATTAATCCAATAATAAATATTACTGTTGCATAGACAAATATATATGTTAGTAGTTTTAATGATCCGATAAATAATGTTGTATTGTTTTCTGTTCCAACAAAATAACTAAATGCACCTTTAAATTGGGCAGGTAAACCAAATGCTATACCAACAAAAATAATTAAACTAGTTCCATTCCCGATTCCACGATCAGTAATTTGTTCAGCTAAAAATAATGAAAACAATGAACCACCAATAAGAATCATAGGCAATAAAAAATATTGTGTGACATTTAGAGTGCTTTCACCATTAACGGGAACAATAGATATAAATCCATTTTGTCCAATTGATAATGACTTTGTTAGTAGTATTGCTTGTGGTACAGATATGAACAAGGTTAAGATACGTGTAATAACATTTAATTTTCTTCTGCCTTGAGGTCCACTTTGACCTAATTTTTGAATTGCCGGAAATGCGCTTGTTTGAAGTAAGGACATAATCAAACTAGCATTAATGAATGGACTAATCCCAAGTGCAACTAAACTAAAATTTTTAAGTCCTCCACCGCCGACTAAATTTAGAGTGTTGAAGAATACATCTTCTTCAATTCTCTCAGAAGATTTTATTTTAACAAATGGAGCTTTTATTGTGGTCATAACCAAATAAATTGAGAGAAGCAAAAGTGTTCATAAAAATTTTTTAGTGATATCTTTGTTTTGTCAAAAACCTTTTCATCAATTCTTAATTTTTAAAACACCACTAGAAAAATTTAATTTATTAAAAAAGTTTTTCATTCGTTCTCCTTTGCTTCTCAAACTTATATCTTTTTAGCGTCTAAATGCATAAATAGTTTATGACTTTCAATACACTAATATTTAATCTATTCGACATTTAATTAAAGGTACTAAATTTAAATATAAATTAAACAAAAGTATATTAATAAAACTAATAATTTAACTAAGTAATTATATATAAATTAAAATAAAAAGAACATATTTTTTTAAACTAAATTCATAAATAAAAGAAACCAGATGATTTAAACCAAAAAAATATGCAAAAATAAGATTTGTATTTAAATATATTTTTTATGTAAAACGCTGTTTTATAGGTAAAAACTAAAAATTTATAAATATTCCATTATTTGTTAAGTAATCTACTAATTCAGTAAATAATATCTGATTAACTTCAGGGGAGGTTTGCTCTAAAAATATATCTAAATTGTTAAATAGATAGTAGTAACTTTTTAATTCTTTTGTTCATCTTATTTCAACTTTATGTTCTCCACACAAAAATCCTCCCTTATATAGTTTAAAATCACATAAGTTACTTGGGGTATCACATTCAGAACATGATGAAAAATTAATTCCAATACCGAAATAATTTAAACTTTGTCCTAATAAGTAAGTTAAAAGATATTCTTGTTTATCCCCTTTATTTAGAAAAATAAGTATTCTTTCGTACGCCTTAAAAACATCTTGGCAAGGGTCTTGAAAGTTTTTTAAAAAATTAGTTGCCTTTTTTACAAAAACTAAATTAAATGGATTAGAGTAATCCACTTCATTTAGTAAAGTAGCTTTCTTTAGTCTTGAAATAGAGTTAGTCAAGCGAGATTTAAAATACTCTATTTGTGAAATTGAACCAATCATTAAGTTTGCCTTATTTTTACTTTCAGGTTTGTTAATCCCTCTAGCAAGCAATCTTTTAGTACCGTTTTTTGTGAGAACATCTACATAGCAATCATATTCTGATTCGGGTTTATCTTTGATGCTTAGTACAATCATTTTTTCAATAGTTTCAGCCATAATTCTCCAACATTTTACAAATGTTATATATAAAATTTATAAATATAGATTTTCCATATATATTGTTAATTATAAATACATATTATATATTTATATCAATCTAAATTAATAATATGCTAAAATAATCAACATGCTGCAAAGCGAGAGAAAGGAATATTATGGATCTTGATGTTTTGAAAAAACTTTTTATAGATAGCTTAGAATCTACACCAGGAATTAAATCAATTTCAAATTCCGAATATAGTGAAAATGATATTGTAGTCGAGGAAATTAATGGCAAATTTTGCTTTAAGGCGCAAATTACAATTTTGAGAAATGAATCAGCAAAAAATATAATAAACCTTGTAAGTTCTCACTTAAGATACAAATTAAAGGAAAGCGGTTCAATTATTGGAAAAATTAATTTAATTATTGGAGGTATCACAAATGAATAAAAAAATTGATGGTCAAATATTTAAACAAATGATTATATCCGGATCTAATAACTTATTCAACCAAAAAAATAGAATAGATGCTCTAAATGTTTTCCCTGTACCTGATGGAGATACTGGAACTAACATGGCTTCAACAGCTGCTAATTCTGCAAACGAAATTAAGAATAACTCATCAACTAATCTAGCAGAAATATCAGCTGCAGTTTCAAAGGGAATGCTTTTTGGTGCTAGAGGCAATAGTGGAGTTATCCTCAGTCAAATTTTTAAAGGTATTTCTTTAGGTTTTGAAGGAAAAGAATCAGCAGATGCTAATTTATTATTGGAGGCATTTAAAAAAGCAACTGAAAAAGCTTACCAATCAGTTTTAAAGCCAGTTGAAGGAACCATTCTAACTGTTATACGCGAAACAACGGAACAACTAACAAAATCAGAAGAAGCAAAAGAATCGGTCGAAACCTTTTTTAAAAAAGCTTACGAATTTGCAAAAGAGTCATGTAAAAATACCCCAAATAAATTAAAGGTTTTACGAGAAGTGGGTGTTACAGACTCAGGTGGAGAAGGATTTTTAACTATCTTGGAAGGAATGTACAAATTTTTAGAATCTGGAAAAGTTATTGAAAAAAGTGATATCGAAAATGATCCAAACAAATTCATTTCGGACGATGAAGTGTTTGAGGGAGAGTTTGGGTATTGCACCGAATTTATTATCGAGCTTGAAAATCCTGAAGAATTTGATAAAAAGGATTTTGAAAAGAAATTGAACAAAAAGGCAACAAGTTTAGTTATTGTTCAAGATAATGAAATAGTTAAAGTTCATGGACATACACTAAAACCTGGAGAATTATTAAATTTTGCTCAAAAATATGGAGAGTTTATAAAAATTAAATCCGAAAATATGAGTTTACAAGCATCAGAATCAAGAAACAAGAAAAATAGTAAACAACAATCAAATTCTAAAAATTTAACTAAATGCGGAATTGTTTCATGCAATTTAGGTAACGGAATAATTAACAGAATGCAAGAATTTGGTTGTGACGCAATTATTGAGAGTGGACAAACACAAAACCCAAGCGCACAAGATATTGTAGATGCTATTAATTCAGTTAATGCAGAAAATATCTTTGTCTTGCCAAACAACAAAAATATTTTTTTAGCTGCGGAACAAGCAGCGCAAATAATTAATGACAAAAAAGTTTTTATTATCCCAACAAAAAGTCAAGCACAAGGTTTTACTGCACTACTTAATTTTGATGCTGATGCAACAGCTGAGGAAAACAAAGATACTTTAAATGAGGCTATTAAACTTATTAAGTCTGGTGAAGTAACACAAAGTATAAGAACAACTAAAATTGACGGCATTAAAATTAAAGAAGGTGAATTTATAGCTATTTATGATTCTAAAATAGTTGCAGCAAAAAACTCATATATTAGCGCTACAAAAGAATTGATTAAAAAAGCTATTACTGAAGATAGTGAAATAATTACTATTTATTATGGAAATGATGCTAGCGAAGATGATGCTAATGAAATCAAAAATTTTGTTGAAAGTAATTATGATGTCGAAATTGAAATTATAAATGGTAATCAACCACACTATCACTTTATCATAGGATTTGAATAAAGGTGGTTTCATAATGTATAAAATAGCTTTTGATATTGTTGGAAATGACAACGGAATAAAAAACGCACTAGAGGCAAGTACTAAATTTGTAAAAGATAATAAAAATTTTGAAATTACTTTAGTAGGCCCTGAAAAAGAAATCAAAAATTATTATGAAAATAATAAAATAGATATTTCAAAATTAAATATTTCTATAATTAATAATCCCAATAATTTTGAAGATCCTAAAAACATTAGACAAAGTTTGCATGAAAAAACAGCAATGAATGATGCTATAGATTTGGTTAATAACAATAAATGTGATGCCGTTTTATCCTCGGGAGATTCAGGCATGTTTTTAGCTTTAAGTAGTTTTAAGTTAAAAAAAATTGAAGGTATCTCAAGAGCTGCTTTCATGCCCATGATGCCAACTATAAGTGGCAAAAAATTCTTTCTACTTGATGTTGGAGCAAACATAAATACTACTAGTGAATACTTAGTAGAATGAGCTAAAATAGCTTCTATTTTTGCTGAAGTATTTTTTGAAAAAAATAACCCAACAGTTTCATTACTTAATATAGGAACTGAAGATTTTAAAGGTTTAGACTTTGTAAGAGAAGCTAATTTAAGTTTAAAAAATCAAAATGAACTTAATTATATTGGTTTTAGCGAACCAAGAGACATACTTAGAGGCTTAGCGGATGTTGTTGTTATTGATGGCTATGGCGGTAATTTGGTTTTAAAAAGTTTAGAAGGAGCAATATTAAGTTTTAAAGATCTTTTAAAAGAAAAAATAATGAAAAAGTCAATTAGAAAAATAGGATATTTACTTTCAAAAGGTGCATATAAAGATGTGGCCGAAACACTAGATTATAGAAATGTTGG
It encodes the following:
- the rpsM gene encoding 30S ribosomal protein S13; amino-acid sequence: MARILNVEIPNNKRVVISLTYIYGIGRTVASEICKKANIDESTRVKDLTEEQLSAIREVAKAYVTEGELHREVSLNIKRLMEIKCYRGVRHRKGLPVRGQCTQKNARTRKGPRKTVAGKKGK
- the map gene encoding type I methionyl aminopeptidase, whose amino-acid sequence is MITIKNKNEIEKITKSCQILAEVKQVVYDFIRPGVSLKEVDSVAFNEIIKRNVKPAFLGMYGFPNTACISVNEELIHGIPGNYIIKPGDLVKVDLGVIYEGYYSDSAFTKGVGSITEEDQKVIDVAKESFYAGLNAIKPGARVGDISYAVGKVIRDNGLFTPDEYCGHGIGRDLHEDPMVFNDGKPGTGELLKDGMVICIEPMIVQGSKRVKVKRDRWTVFSPSGKKTAHYEHTVLIKNGKGVVLTKGI
- the secY gene encoding preprotein translocase subunit SecY translates to MKNFFNKLNFSSGVLKIKNWWKGFWQNKDITKKFLWTLLLLSIYLVMTTIKAPFVKIKSSERIEEDVFFNTLNLVGGGGLKNFSLVALGISPFINASLIMSLLQTSAFPAIQKLGQSGPQGRRKLNVITRILTLFISVPQAILLTKSLSIGQNGFISIVPVNGESTLNVTQYFLLPMILIGGSLFSLFLAEQITDRGIGNGTSLIIFVGIAFGLPAQFKGAFSYFVGTENNTTLFIGSLKLLTYIFVYATVIFIIGLIYNSERHIPIQQIGAGRSRNIKEMGKLPIKLNPGGIMPIIFATMLISFPLMIARILPPGNDGKLWIEANMNFTQPIGLSLLVLVTFFFSFIMGIQQSRVDKISEDFAKSSTFIPGIQPGEQTEDYLVSIVIRLSIFSGFYLVILVSFNYLQTILLDFPPIIAFGGTGMMILVSVSIETIQQFQARRKSMKLSKRKSISRKISDNISYEKSFGEFGEFANEDKSNKKTSIKKNEDGLLW
- the recO gene encoding DNA repair protein RecO yields the protein MAETIEKMIVLSIKDKPESEYDCYVDVLTKNGTKRLLARGINKPESKNKANLMIGSISQIEYFKSRLTNSISRLKKATLLNEVDYSNPFNLVFVKKATNFLKNFQDPCQDVFKAYERILIFLNKGDKQEYLLTYLLGQSLNYFGIGINFSSCSECDTPSNLCDFKLYKGGFLCGEHKVEIRWTKELKSYYYLFNNLDIFLEQTSPEVNQILFTELVDYLTNNGIFINF
- a CDS encoding DNA-directed RNA polymerase subunit alpha codes for the protein MKKMTKLEYIQIPKNANSVENETVFSVKPLERGFGKTVGVALRRVLLSNITSLGLFAVKIEGVDHEFQTIPGVLEDVTALIMNLRKVKFQYDPNLVGDDDIIKVTLKASNPGSVTSGNLEVANSSIEVINKNQEICNLSSKGSINLEMYLRSGRGFVSNEENKKFISNPSLFSGKIESKIKKGIFIATDSNFSPIEKVNYTVSELNTSSNQIEEELLFTIITDGTIDSKIAIQQACEILVSHFKLIGDVDEMKLEVFETAIEEELEKEDTDIDINSLNLSVRSLNALRNIGKTKLSQIASMTYEQLEQTKNLGAKSLEEIISKLKEYGYELSKGGDE
- the rpsK gene encoding 30S ribosomal protein S11 → MARKTKKKNIVNGVAHIHSTNQNTIVTFADENGNVIAWSSSGAIGYKGTKKKTPYAAGLAAAAASESAKEHGIKSVRVELKGLGAGKDAARKQIEVSGITVTEIKDVTPVPHNGTRPPKRILKRLKLKK
- the infA gene encoding translation initiation factor IF-1, with protein sequence MKLKAVVKESYSTDEYSVELENGMLIKAHISGKMRVHHIRILPGDTVDVEISPYNLNLGRITYRHK
- the rplQ gene encoding 50S ribosomal protein L17, whose amino-acid sequence is MANPIQIYKRDSKWRKGVMRNLVSELFLHGRITTTLTRAKELRRHAEKLITKGKNKTLSNIRLVASFLRPLEVETKKDKKDLVKYLFDDIAPKYAKRNGGYTRIIKLPNRRGDNTTMAIIELV
- a CDS encoding nucleoside monophosphate kinase, which produces MIENKNINIVFLGSPGVGKGTVAGNIADNENIIHLSTGSIFRAEIASQSELGKKISAIVSSGKYVTDEITNEIVRKKLIELNKENKSVILDGYPRTLDQAEFLDSLDFFKYRVIELVAPEDLIMKRLNGRRSCPKCKKGFHIEFMPSKNGERCDNCNTKLITRADDSIESIKVRMSVYNEQTKPLLDYYKNKNNLTVFDASGKVEDIASNIKDKLGIK
- a CDS encoding DAK2 domain-containing protein, coding for MNKKIDGQIFKQMIISGSNNLFNQKNRIDALNVFPVPDGDTGTNMASTAANSANEIKNNSSTNLAEISAAVSKGMLFGARGNSGVILSQIFKGISLGFEGKESADANLLLEAFKKATEKAYQSVLKPVEGTILTVIRETTEQLTKSEEAKESVETFFKKAYEFAKESCKNTPNKLKVLREVGVTDSGGEGFLTILEGMYKFLESGKVIEKSDIENDPNKFISDDEVFEGEFGYCTEFIIELENPEEFDKKDFEKKLNKKATSLVIVQDNEIVKVHGHTLKPGELLNFAQKYGEFIKIKSENMSLQASESRNKKNSKQQSNSKNLTKCGIVSCNLGNGIINRMQEFGCDAIIESGQTQNPSAQDIVDAINSVNAENIFVLPNNKNIFLAAEQAAQIINDKKVFIIPTKSQAQGFTALLNFDADATAEENKDTLNEAIKLIKSGEVTQSIRTTKIDGIKIKEGEFIAIYDSKIVAAKNSYISATKELIKKAITEDSEIITIYYGNDASEDDANEIKNFVESNYDVEIEIINGNQPHYHFIIGFE
- the plsX gene encoding phosphate acyltransferase PlsX gives rise to the protein MYKIAFDIVGNDNGIKNALEASTKFVKDNKNFEITLVGPEKEIKNYYENNKIDISKLNISIINNPNNFEDPKNIRQSLHEKTAMNDAIDLVNNNKCDAVLSSGDSGMFLALSSFKLKKIEGISRAAFMPMMPTISGKKFFLLDVGANINTTSEYLVEWAKIASIFAEVFFEKNNPTVSLLNIGTEDFKGLDFVREANLSLKNQNELNYIGFSEPRDILRGLADVVVIDGYGGNLVLKSLEGAILSFKDLLKEKIMKKSIRKIGYLLSKGAYKDVAETLDYRNVGAAWVVGLNGMAIKSHGGSDVKAYLGALNQIKIGLEKNILNKVKERIYEKK
- the rpmJ gene encoding 50S ribosomal protein L36, with protein sequence MKVRASVKKMCKDCRIIKRKGVIRVICKLPKHKQRQG